In Streptomyces sp. NBC_01707, a genomic segment contains:
- the sodN gene encoding superoxide dismutase, Ni has translation MLSRLFAPKVKVSAHCDLPCGVYDPAQARIEAESVKAVQEKFQANEDPHFRARAVVIKEQRAELAKHHISVLWSDYFKPPHFEKYPELHQLVNDALKALSAAKASTDPATGQKALDYIAQIDKIFWETKKA, from the coding sequence ATGCTTTCCCGCCTGTTTGCCCCCAAGGTGAAGGTCAGCGCCCACTGCGACCTGCCCTGCGGCGTGTACGACCCGGCCCAGGCCCGCATCGAGGCGGAGTCCGTCAAGGCCGTCCAGGAGAAGTTCCAGGCCAACGAGGACCCGCACTTCCGGGCCCGCGCGGTGGTCATCAAGGAGCAGCGCGCCGAGCTCGCGAAGCACCACATCTCGGTGCTGTGGAGCGACTACTTCAAGCCCCCGCACTTCGAGAAGTACCCGGAGCTGCACCAGCTGGTCAACGACGCCCTGAAGGCGCTGTCGGCCGCGAAGGCCTCCACCGACCCGGCGACGGGCCAGAAGGCGCTGGACTACATCGCCCAGATCGACAAGATCTTCTGGGAGACCAAGAAGGCTTGA
- the sodX gene encoding nickel-type superoxide dismutase maturation protease → MPEGSELTQEPARGLAARVPFQVVEVTGPSMVPTLHHGDWLLVQHGAPVRPGDVVILRHPFQQDLLVVKRAVERRAGGWWVLGDNTFAGGDSTDYGTVPEELVLARVRVRYRPLRKDQRSVLGLLGWAVTTLRPVSAVRSASRRLRAR, encoded by the coding sequence ATGCCGGAGGGGTCGGAGCTGACACAGGAGCCCGCGCGCGGGCTGGCGGCGCGAGTGCCGTTCCAGGTGGTGGAGGTGACGGGGCCTTCGATGGTGCCCACGCTCCACCACGGGGACTGGCTGCTCGTACAGCACGGGGCGCCCGTGCGGCCGGGTGATGTGGTGATTCTGCGCCATCCGTTCCAGCAGGACCTGTTGGTCGTCAAACGGGCCGTCGAGCGCCGTGCGGGCGGCTGGTGGGTGCTGGGCGACAACACGTTCGCGGGCGGGGACAGCACGGATTACGGGACGGTGCCCGAGGAGCTGGTGCTGGCCAGGGTCCGGGTCCGCTACCGGCCGTTGAGGAAGGATCAGAGGTCGGTGCTCGGGCTGCTGGGCTGGGCGGTGACCACGCTGCGGCCGGTGTCGGCCGTGCGCTCCGCCTCCAGGCGTTTGCGGGCTCGGTAG
- a CDS encoding ABATE domain-containing protein, producing the protein MELAYYSDYAVRLVNTEEPARNKDVLTSVEAVRELFGVNAQAARRATDADVTRFRSVRARLRAVFEAADSGDETLAVDLLNSLLLEFPVSPQISGHDTRDEDGKPDWHMHLADHPSNATAGYAAIAAMGLAFHLTSYGVDRLGLCEAAPCRNAYLDTSTNRSRRYCSDRCATRANVAAYRARKRLEAERTADTGRSVVTAQPSSPSTDL; encoded by the coding sequence GTGGAACTGGCCTATTACTCGGACTATGCGGTGCGCTTGGTCAACACCGAGGAGCCGGCCCGCAACAAGGACGTCCTCACCTCCGTCGAGGCGGTCCGCGAGCTGTTCGGCGTCAACGCGCAGGCCGCGAGGCGTGCCACCGACGCGGATGTGACCCGCTTCCGGTCGGTACGGGCACGGCTGCGCGCCGTCTTCGAAGCCGCCGACAGCGGAGACGAGACGCTCGCCGTCGACCTGCTGAACTCGCTGCTGCTGGAGTTCCCGGTCAGCCCGCAGATCTCCGGTCACGACACCCGTGACGAGGACGGCAAACCGGACTGGCACATGCACCTGGCCGACCACCCGTCGAACGCGACGGCCGGATACGCCGCCATCGCGGCGATGGGGCTCGCCTTCCACCTCACGTCGTACGGCGTGGACCGACTCGGTCTGTGCGAGGCGGCGCCGTGCCGCAACGCCTATCTCGACACCTCGACCAACCGGTCCCGGCGCTACTGCTCGGACCGCTGCGCGACCCGCGCCAACGTGGCCGCCTACCGAGCCCGCAAACGCCTGGAGGCGGAGCGCACGGCCGACACCGGCCGCAGCGTGGTCACCGCCCAGCCCAGCAGCCCGAGCACCGACCTCTGA
- a CDS encoding ATP-binding protein, with protein MHSRPHDEPRTAASDRNAKTETQRTMVLARRKTTARAAREFVTETLAHWGCGERIDDIRLCTSELVTNALLHGTSADDVILVRVEFHDAQLLVEVHDRDDGAPRQRQPQDTSDNGRGLFLVSALADDWGVAAREGPGKRVWASFHVSLVTTC; from the coding sequence ATGCACAGCAGACCGCACGACGAGCCGAGAACAGCCGCGTCGGATCGCAACGCGAAGACTGAAACGCAACGCACGATGGTCCTCGCCCGCCGCAAGACCACCGCACGCGCAGCCCGCGAGTTCGTCACCGAGACCCTTGCTCATTGGGGCTGCGGCGAACGCATCGACGACATCCGGCTTTGCACGTCGGAACTCGTCACGAACGCCTTGTTGCACGGGACGTCCGCCGACGACGTGATCCTCGTGCGCGTCGAATTCCACGACGCCCAGCTACTGGTCGAGGTCCACGACAGGGATGACGGCGCCCCCAGGCAACGCCAACCTCAGGACACCAGCGACAACGGACGTGGACTGTTCCTGGTCTCCGCCCTCGCCGATGACTGGGGCGTCGCAGCCCGCGAAGGTCCCGGCAAACGCGTCTGGGCGTCCTTTCACGTCTCGCTGGTGACCACATGCTGA